Proteins from one Chitinophaga oryzae genomic window:
- a CDS encoding citrate (Si)-synthase, eukaryotic codes for MGYIKEKFKVKADELNVEVKDLVKNHGSKKIEDVTVAQVYQGMRGITGIVTETSLLDANEGIRFRGYSIPELREHLPKAPGGAEPLPEGLFYLMLIGELPGEADVQTLSSMWGRRSHVPNHVFDAIEALPITTHPMTMFTVGIMALQTESAFAKAYAEGINKKDYWSYMYEDTMNLIARLPRIAAYIYRRKYKGGQHIQPNGMLDWAGNFAHMLGYSDEGFKELMRLYMVIHADHEGGNVSAHTTHLVGSALSDAYLSFAAGMNGLAGPLHGLANQEVIKWILAMREELGGGMPTKEQIEAYVRKTLSEGKVVPGYGHAVLRKTDPRFTAQMEFAKKHLPNDELVKIVWTVYETVPPILQELGKVKNPWPNVDAHSGALLVHYGLVEYEFYTVLFGVSRALGVLASLCWDRGLGLSLERPKSVTTEWMKQFVEGKVTADAE; via the coding sequence ATGGGGTACATAAAAGAAAAATTCAAGGTTAAAGCAGATGAACTTAACGTTGAAGTAAAGGACCTGGTAAAGAACCACGGCTCAAAAAAAATTGAAGACGTAACAGTGGCGCAGGTTTACCAGGGGATGCGCGGTATTACCGGCATTGTAACGGAGACTTCCCTGCTGGATGCCAACGAGGGCATTCGTTTTCGTGGATATTCCATTCCGGAGCTGAGAGAACACCTGCCAAAAGCGCCGGGTGGTGCTGAACCGTTGCCAGAAGGGTTGTTTTACCTGATGTTGATTGGTGAGCTGCCGGGTGAAGCGGATGTACAGACTTTATCCAGCATGTGGGGACGCCGTTCTCATGTACCTAACCACGTATTTGATGCTATTGAGGCATTGCCTATCACTACCCACCCGATGACGATGTTCACCGTAGGTATCATGGCGCTGCAGACAGAATCTGCATTTGCCAAGGCCTATGCTGAAGGTATCAATAAAAAAGACTACTGGAGCTACATGTATGAAGACACGATGAACCTCATCGCCCGTCTTCCCCGTATCGCTGCTTACATCTATCGCCGCAAATACAAGGGCGGCCAGCATATCCAGCCCAACGGCATGCTGGACTGGGCAGGTAACTTCGCCCATATGCTGGGTTATTCCGATGAAGGCTTCAAAGAACTGATGCGCCTCTACATGGTGATCCACGCCGACCACGAAGGTGGTAACGTGAGCGCACACACGACACACCTGGTAGGCTCCGCCCTCAGCGACGCCTATCTGTCTTTCGCCGCCGGTATGAACGGCCTGGCAGGCCCGCTGCACGGCCTGGCCAACCAGGAAGTGATCAAGTGGATACTGGCCATGCGCGAAGAACTTGGTGGTGGCATGCCTACCAAAGAGCAGATCGAAGCGTATGTTCGCAAAACCCTGTCTGAAGGTAAAGTAGTGCCGGGCTATGGTCACGCTGTACTGCGTAAAACAGATCCGCGCTTCACCGCACAGATGGAATTTGCTAAAAAGCACCTGCCTAACGATGAACTGGTGAAAATTGTGTGGACCGTATATGAAACCGTACCGCCAATTTTACAGGAACTGGGCAAAGTGAAAAACCCATGGCCTAACGTAGATGCACACTCCGGCGCATTGCTGGTACACTACGGCCTGGTGGAATATGAATTCTACACCGTGCTGTTCGGCGTATCCCGCGCACTGGGCGTACTGGCTTCCCTCTGCTGGGACAGAGGTTTGGGTCTCTCCCTCGAAAGACCTAAATCCGTTACAACCGAATGGATGAAACAGTTTGTTGAAGGAAAGGTGACTGCAGACGCAGAATAA